Proteins encoded within one genomic window of Nordella sp. HKS 07:
- a CDS encoding autotransporter assembly complex family protein, with amino-acid sequence MRADNKFKSNLWVLFTASALFTGFMAAPGHSQSFFDGITSWFTGKKADEPMVDALPYKVTIKVDHGDSDLRSAIEDSSNLVTLQESSAPGVAGLVQRALSDQERITAALYEKGHYAGEIDILIAGVDVNDRGVYDTAEAARKRGPVPVQINVDVGPLFHFGDIRVLDAKTRRPLTDVPDLEESDLVEGEVAASSAIARAERLIVADLRKRGYPFARIDGKDVAANHITRRLEVSLFVESGPKAGFGRFTVSGTEGLDPEFVESRINIEEGDPYTPERLDKLRRRLTSYPIIAGVKLLEAETLDPNGRLPVDVEISERKPRYFGFGTKYSTTEGTAANAYWGHRNLFGGAETLRIDGQVSWFGGEPDSVPNADPFGYMLKATFTKPGIFTVDDDLLAEAAVLREVTNAYVRDAVTFNAGVRRRISDTLSVQVGVDFEQGHVEDADGKRRDFVAGLPIDVIYDTTDSLLDPTRGIRSSARIEPFAYLGEAGAGPVLARGSLAAYHAVDDRNRFILAGRVASGSMIGANLSDVPAQRRFYAGGGGSIRGYEYQSVSPRNDNGDIIGGLSFFEASAELRVRITDTIGLVPFVDMGAAFEDEVPDFSGLKYAAGLGLRYYTAIGPIRFDAAVPLNPRDSDIGYGIYVSVGQAF; translated from the coding sequence GTGCGGGCTGATAATAAATTCAAGAGCAATCTCTGGGTGTTATTCACCGCGAGTGCGCTCTTCACGGGTTTCATGGCTGCCCCCGGGCACAGCCAGTCGTTTTTTGATGGAATAACCTCCTGGTTCACGGGGAAAAAGGCCGATGAGCCGATGGTCGATGCGCTGCCTTACAAGGTTACGATCAAGGTCGATCACGGCGACAGCGACCTGCGCTCGGCGATCGAGGACAGCTCCAATCTGGTGACATTGCAGGAGAGTTCGGCTCCGGGCGTGGCGGGGCTCGTGCAGCGGGCGCTGTCGGACCAGGAGCGAATCACCGCCGCGCTCTACGAGAAGGGCCATTATGCCGGGGAGATCGACATTCTGATCGCCGGCGTCGATGTCAATGATAGGGGCGTCTACGATACCGCAGAGGCGGCGCGCAAGCGCGGGCCTGTGCCGGTGCAGATCAATGTCGATGTGGGGCCGCTGTTCCACTTCGGCGATATCCGCGTGCTCGACGCCAAGACGCGACGGCCGTTGACGGATGTGCCCGATCTCGAGGAAAGCGACCTCGTCGAAGGTGAGGTAGCGGCGAGCTCGGCCATTGCGCGCGCCGAGCGCCTCATCGTCGCGGATCTGAGAAAGCGCGGCTATCCCTTTGCCCGGATCGACGGCAAGGATGTCGCCGCCAATCATATTACGCGACGGCTCGAGGTCTCGCTCTTTGTCGAGAGCGGGCCCAAAGCAGGCTTCGGCCGCTTCACGGTGTCGGGGACGGAAGGACTCGACCCCGAATTCGTCGAAAGCCGCATCAATATAGAAGAGGGCGACCCCTATACGCCGGAACGCCTCGACAAGCTGCGCCGGCGGCTCACCTCCTATCCGATCATCGCCGGCGTCAAACTGCTTGAGGCCGAGACGCTCGATCCGAATGGACGGCTTCCCGTCGATGTCGAAATCAGCGAGCGCAAGCCGCGCTATTTCGGCTTCGGCACCAAATATTCGACGACCGAAGGCACCGCCGCGAATGCCTATTGGGGGCATCGCAACCTGTTCGGCGGTGCTGAAACCTTGCGCATCGACGGCCAGGTGTCGTGGTTCGGCGGCGAGCCGGACTCGGTACCCAATGCCGATCCCTTCGGCTACATGCTGAAAGCCACCTTCACCAAGCCGGGCATATTCACCGTCGATGACGACTTGCTGGCCGAGGCGGCGGTGCTGCGCGAAGTGACGAATGCCTATGTGCGCGACGCCGTGACCTTCAATGCCGGCGTCAGGCGCCGGATCAGCGATACGCTCTCTGTGCAAGTGGGCGTCGACTTCGAACAGGGCCATGTCGAGGACGCCGACGGCAAGCGTCGCGACTTCGTGGCTGGCCTTCCGATCGATGTCATCTATGACACAACCGATTCACTCCTCGATCCGACGCGGGGCATCCGCTCGTCCGCCCGTATCGAGCCATTTGCCTATCTTGGCGAGGCCGGCGCGGGACCGGTGCTCGCGCGGGGATCGCTCGCCGCCTATCATGCGGTAGACGACCGCAACCGCTTCATTCTTGCCGGCCGCGTGGCGAGCGGCAGCATGATCGGCGCAAATCTCAGCGACGTGCCGGCGCAGCGGCGCTTCTACGCCGGCGGTGGCGGATCGATCCGTGGTTATGAATATCAATCGGTCAGTCCGCGCAACGACAACGGCGATATCATCGGGGGCTTGAGCTTTTTCGAGGCCTCGGCCGAGTTGCGCGTGCGCATCACCGACACGATAGGGCTCGTGCCCTTCGTCGATATGGGAGCGGCCTTCGAGGACGAAGTGCCTGATTTCTCCGGTCTCAAATATGCGGCGGGCCTCGGCTTGCGCTATTACACAGCGATCGGGCCGATCCGCTTCGATGCGGCGGTGCCGCTCAATCCACGCGACAGCGACATAGGCTATGGCATCTATGTCAGCGTCGGTCAGGCTTTTTGA
- a CDS encoding glycoside hydrolase family 15 protein: protein MSETLENWISRQYRFSARSILEVVSASHITQIRPGFGQSVTPVPGSVVASPVLAAWDPDPDYFFHWFRDSAIVIDALRLLHEDGTLGPEALSHFHDFVRFSLSLPRRTPVTDRAKTRPDFLQYLRPETELASVRPQDVAAETRVNPDGTLDISRWSRPQHDGPALRLLTVLRWLSSDAPLTAACREDAARLLLEDVDFLLRHLGEPAFDMWEEEQGQHYYTLRVEATALAKAASWLGSKDEAKAAACRRAASGLNDELDSFWLEREGFYRSRLDGDPGKYLDMSVIFAVIHADDEGPLHTLRDVRMLATQSKLEALFDRDYPINHGRSRERAPAMGRYAGDIYFSGGAYYFSTLAAAEFYFRLASECTGEIARGYFAQGDAFLETVRAFTPESGELSEQFDRQTGRQTSAKKLAWSYAAFITAIAARNSCDEVQ from the coding sequence ATGTCTGAAACACTCGAAAACTGGATCTCCCGCCAATATCGCTTCTCTGCCCGGTCCATTCTGGAGGTCGTCTCCGCGTCGCACATCACCCAGATACGTCCGGGCTTCGGCCAGAGTGTGACGCCCGTGCCCGGCTCAGTCGTGGCGTCGCCCGTGCTCGCCGCCTGGGATCCGGATCCCGATTATTTCTTCCATTGGTTCAGAGATTCGGCGATCGTCATCGATGCCCTCAGACTGCTGCACGAGGACGGCACGCTCGGGCCTGAGGCCCTCAGCCATTTTCACGATTTCGTCCGCTTCTCCCTGTCTCTGCCGCGCCGGACACCGGTGACGGACCGCGCCAAGACGCGTCCCGATTTCCTGCAATATCTGAGACCCGAAACCGAGCTCGCCTCGGTCCGGCCGCAGGACGTCGCCGCCGAGACGCGCGTCAATCCGGACGGCACGCTCGATATATCGCGCTGGTCCAGGCCGCAGCATGACGGACCGGCTTTGCGCCTCCTGACTGTCTTGCGCTGGCTCTCGAGCGACGCTCCGCTCACTGCCGCATGCCGCGAAGACGCGGCGCGCCTCCTGCTCGAAGATGTCGATTTCCTCCTGCGCCATCTGGGCGAGCCGGCCTTCGACATGTGGGAGGAGGAACAGGGTCAGCATTATTACACGCTGAGGGTGGAAGCGACGGCGCTCGCCAAAGCCGCGTCCTGGCTGGGGAGCAAGGATGAAGCAAAGGCTGCAGCCTGCCGCCGGGCGGCGTCCGGCCTGAACGATGAGCTCGACTCCTTCTGGCTTGAGCGGGAGGGTTTCTATCGGTCCAGGCTTGACGGCGATCCCGGCAAGTATCTCGACATGTCTGTCATCTTCGCCGTCATCCACGCCGATGATGAAGGCCCCCTGCACACGCTGCGAGATGTGCGCATGCTCGCGACGCAGAGCAAGCTCGAGGCGCTGTTCGATCGCGACTATCCGATCAATCACGGGCGCTCCAGGGAACGCGCCCCGGCCATGGGGCGGTATGCCGGTGATATCTATTTCTCAGGCGGCGCCTATTACTTCTCGACACTGGCCGCCGCCGAGTTCTATTTCCGCCTGGCTTCCGAATGCACCGGCGAGATCGCCCGTGGTTATTTCGCGCAAGGCGATGCCTTTCTCGAAACGGTGCGCGCCTTCACACCCGAAAGCGGCGAGCTCTCCGAGCAATTCGACCGCCAGACCGGCCGGCAGACCTCGGCCAAGAAGCTGGCCTGGAGCTATGCCGCCTTCATCACGGCGATCGCGGCGCGCAATTCATGTGATGAGGTTCAATAA
- a CDS encoding translocation/assembly module TamB domain-containing protein yields the protein MARGIIRYTAHGLLGLAVLGGGLFGFIQTPPGKSLLASTASWLASGNGLEVRISDIDGFVPSDLKVGRIELADSKGTFATIEGIDFTWAPMALISGLVSADNIAARKISLQRLPELPPAPENASGSALTLPRIDLKRLAFSEIDIAAPVFGQAMQLSFAGSAHVVDPAQGLALDFGLDRTDLPGRIAGKVNYILDTRVLDIDVVADEPSGGLISGLAQIEGRPPVNLALKGKGSLDDFKATLSLAAGEAITAQGSASIERDQMGRAVLLDLKGALAGLLPANLRPLFEGDTTLNARLHVDDAKVVRVDDVKLQAAGLGATLKGSVDTNGNTAQLRFRLIGGDAARYATLAPGVQWQDWFVDGSLTGPLGQPAVKAAVTLNMPRAEGYGAEVVSATIEALPQTDGAFAITADGNARGLEAADPKVTEALGDTLDFVIAGALGSDGKPQLTGATIKLAPLAAEFTGRATPVTAQGKLRLNRLDLAALSPLAGRSLGGQITAEADLDMTADILRVTGKGSSTGIVTGIAAVDGLLNGATELTGSVERGSDGVLVVKDANLSAKNLALAVGGRIDRSTADLKADLTLADMALIDPRVSGKVQATAAFSGTLDKLALNSKLSIASGTAMGKPVEGLEVIVTAADLTGAPQGDLSFDGRVAGKPAKGLVRFATLPENAYRLDPIDITVGANQVKGTLSTAGSLITGDLVVDAPDLSDLSALALTPMAGSLKGTVKLSAEDGKQAAVANATLSLAAGETITAQGSASIERDQTGQAVLLDLKGALAGLLPANLRPLFEGDTTLNARLHVDDAKLVRVDDVKLQAAGLGATLKGSVDTNGNTAQLRFRLIGGDAARYATLAPGVQWQDWFVDGSLDGPLGQPAVKAALTLTMPRAQGYGAEMFGATIEALPQADGAFAITADGNARGLEAADPKVAEALGDTLDFAIAGALGSDGKPALTGATIKLAPLAAEFTGRATPEATQGKLRLSRLDLAALSPLAGRSLGGQITAEADLDMTPDALRVAGKGSSTGIVTGIAAVDGLLNGPTELAGSVERGSDGVLVVKDTNLSAKNLALAVGGRIDRSTADLKADLTLADMALIDPRVSGNVHATAAFSGTLDKLALNSKLSIASGTAMGKPIEGLEVIVAAADLTGAPQGDLSFDGRVAGKPAKGMVRFATLPENAYRLDPIDLTVGANQVKGTISTAGSLITGDLVVDAPDLSDLSALALTPMAGSLKGTVKLSAEGGKQAAVANATLSLAAGETITAQGSASIERDQTGRAVLLDLKGALAGLLPGNLRPLFEGDTTLNARLHVDDAKVVRVDDVKLQAAGLGATLKGSVDTNGNTAQLRFRLIGGDAARYATLAPGVQWQDWFVDGSLTGPLGQPAVKAAVTLNMPRAEGYGAEVVSATIEALPQTDGAFAITADGNARGLEAADPKVTEALGDTLDFVIAGALGSDGKPQLTGATIKLAPLAAEFTGRATPVTAQGKLRLNRLDLAALSPLAGRSLGGQITAEADLDMTADILRVTGKGSSTGIVTGIAAVDGLLNGATELTGSVERGSDGVLVVKDANLSAKNLALAVGGRIDRSAADLKADLTLADMALIDPRVSGKVQATAAFSGTLDKLALNSKLSIASGTAMGKPVEGLEVIVTAADLTGAPQGDLSFDGRVAGKPAKGLVRFATLPENAYRLDPIDITVGANQVKGTLSTAGSLITGDLVVDAPDLSDLSALALTPMAGSLKGTVKLSAEGGKQAAVVKATASAVRVAEQGIGRATVDGTVSDAFGTPGFVGTIVVADSTAGGVRIERANIDGSGTAADSTIRLAARVEGTDVTSEARVRPSGATTVVDLRSLALAKGGVRANLAGPSRIEITGSDVAIDNFVLVTGRGRAAVSGRAGKDRLALDVRLAALPLSLARLGGYQGELNGTLEGTITVAGSPTSPTGRYDIRIAGLSNPDIVRSGSGPFDISANGDLRDQRAMINMTIRNRQIQDARVTGSISLPQMLLDLRVVGGVQLSLANPMLAASGNRLAGRAQINATVTGKASEPNLGGTIRLVDARFDDVVNGVSISKINGDIVGSGRSLVLQNIRGQTVNGGRVTLTGRVTVDPAAGLPADIAIAFDKATLISSDTARLVADGRLQASGPLMLRPKIAGRVQVRRLDINLPDRLSGAARPIEVRHIGAPPGRRLAGARPGAAAKAGPARPARAFIADLDLTLSAPNGIFVRGMGIEAELGGNLSLRGTSAEPRSLGGFEFRRGRFDGFGQRLDFSRGIISFNGSLDPELDFVAQTVSGGITAKVLITGPASQPRISFASTPTLPQDEVIARLLFNRGASELTMSQAAQLAQTIAQLSGSGPGMLDKLRQSLGVDSLDVDTENGGSVGMGKRINDRVYLGVKQGAQPNSSKVTIDLDITRNIRAQGAAGADGSTEVGVGAEWDY from the coding sequence ATGGCGCGCGGAATCATACGTTATACCGCCCATGGGTTGCTCGGTCTTGCCGTCCTCGGCGGGGGGCTGTTCGGCTTCATCCAGACGCCGCCCGGCAAGAGCCTGCTTGCCAGCACCGCGAGCTGGCTCGCTTCCGGCAACGGGCTCGAGGTCAGGATCAGTGACATCGATGGTTTCGTGCCGTCGGACTTGAAAGTCGGACGCATCGAACTCGCCGACAGCAAAGGCACTTTCGCCACGATCGAAGGCATTGATTTTACCTGGGCGCCCATGGCGCTGATCAGCGGTCTCGTTTCGGCGGACAATATCGCGGCGCGCAAGATTTCGCTGCAAAGGTTGCCGGAATTGCCGCCGGCGCCAGAGAACGCATCGGGCTCGGCCTTGACGCTGCCGCGAATTGATCTGAAGCGGCTTGCCTTCTCCGAGATCGATATCGCGGCCCCGGTCTTCGGACAGGCCATGCAATTGTCCTTCGCGGGCTCGGCGCATGTCGTCGATCCGGCGCAAGGCCTGGCACTCGACTTCGGGCTCGACCGCACCGATCTTCCCGGACGCATCGCCGGCAAAGTCAACTACATCCTGGATACGCGCGTCCTCGATATCGACGTCGTGGCCGATGAGCCGAGCGGTGGCCTCATATCCGGCCTGGCGCAGATCGAAGGCCGTCCGCCCGTCAATCTTGCCCTCAAGGGCAAGGGATCGCTTGACGACTTCAAGGCGACGCTTTCCTTGGCGGCGGGCGAAGCGATCACGGCGCAGGGCAGCGCCAGCATCGAGCGAGATCAGATGGGGCGGGCCGTCCTGCTCGATCTGAAGGGAGCGCTCGCGGGATTGCTGCCCGCCAATCTGCGTCCGCTGTTCGAGGGCGACACCACGCTGAACGCACGCCTCCATGTCGATGACGCGAAGGTTGTGCGCGTCGATGACGTGAAGCTGCAGGCGGCGGGTCTCGGCGCCACGCTCAAGGGCAGCGTCGATACCAACGGCAACACGGCTCAATTGCGCTTCAGGCTGATCGGCGGCGATGCTGCGCGCTATGCGACATTGGCGCCCGGGGTCCAATGGCAGGACTGGTTCGTCGATGGCTCGCTCACCGGGCCGCTCGGCCAGCCGGCGGTCAAGGCCGCCGTCACGCTGAACATGCCGCGCGCCGAAGGCTATGGGGCCGAGGTGGTCAGCGCGACGATCGAGGCCCTCCCACAAACGGACGGCGCCTTCGCGATCACCGCCGACGGCAATGCCAGAGGGCTCGAGGCCGCCGATCCGAAAGTGACTGAGGCGCTGGGCGACACGCTCGACTTCGTCATCGCGGGCGCGCTCGGCAGCGACGGCAAGCCGCAATTGACGGGCGCCACGATCAAGCTGGCACCGCTTGCCGCGGAATTCACCGGGCGTGCGACGCCGGTAACCGCGCAAGGCAAGCTGCGTCTGAACCGGCTCGATCTCGCAGCCCTTTCGCCACTCGCCGGACGCAGCCTCGGCGGCCAGATCACGGCCGAAGCCGATCTCGACATGACGGCCGATATATTACGCGTGACGGGGAAAGGCAGTTCGACCGGCATCGTTACCGGCATCGCGGCGGTGGATGGTCTGCTCAACGGAGCGACCGAGCTCACCGGCAGTGTCGAGCGCGGCAGCGACGGCGTGCTGGTGGTCAAGGACGCCAATCTCAGCGCGAAGAATCTGGCGCTCGCGGTGGGCGGGCGCATCGACCGCAGCACCGCCGATCTCAAGGCCGATCTCACATTGGCGGATATGGCGCTCATCGATCCGCGGGTGAGCGGCAAGGTGCAAGCGACCGCCGCCTTCTCCGGCACGCTCGACAAGCTCGCCCTCAATTCCAAGCTCAGCATCGCGTCGGGCACGGCGATGGGCAAGCCGGTCGAAGGCCTGGAGGTGATCGTAACCGCCGCCGATCTGACCGGCGCGCCGCAAGGCGATCTCAGTTTCGACGGCCGCGTCGCCGGCAAGCCGGCAAAGGGGCTGGTGCGCTTTGCCACGCTGCCCGAAAACGCCTATCGGCTCGATCCGATCGACATCACGGTCGGCGCCAATCAAGTGAAGGGCACACTCAGCACCGCCGGCAGCCTGATCACTGGCGATCTCGTCGTCGATGCCCCGGATCTCTCTGATCTCTCGGCCTTGGCGCTGACGCCGATGGCGGGTTCGCTCAAGGGCACGGTCAAGCTGTCGGCAGAGGACGGCAAGCAGGCCGCGGTCGCGAATGCGACGCTTTCCTTGGCGGCGGGCGAGACGATCACGGCGCAGGGCAGCGCCAGCATCGAGCGAGATCAGACGGGGCAGGCCGTCCTGCTCGATCTGAAGGGAGCGCTCGCGGGATTGCTGCCCGCCAATCTGCGACCGTTGTTCGAAGGCGACACCACGCTGAATGCGCGTCTGCATGTCGATGACGCGAAGCTCGTGCGCGTCGACGACGTGAAGCTGCAGGCGGCGGGTCTCGGCGCCACGCTCAAGGGCAGCGTCGATACCAACGGCAACACGGCGCAATTGCGCTTCAGGCTGATCGGCGGCGATGCCGCGCGCTATGCGACACTGGCGCCCGGCGTCCAATGGCAGGACTGGTTTGTCGACGGTTCGCTCGACGGTCCGCTCGGCCAGCCGGCGGTCAAGGCCGCCCTCACGCTGACCATGCCGCGCGCCCAAGGCTATGGTGCCGAGATGTTCGGCGCGACAATCGAAGCCCTCCCGCAAGCGGACGGCGCTTTCGCGATCACCGCCGACGGCAATGCCAGAGGCCTCGAGGCCGCCGATCCGAAGGTGGCTGAGGCGCTGGGCGACACGCTCGACTTCGCGATCGCGGGCGCGCTCGGCAGCGACGGCAAGCCCGCTCTGACCGGCGCCACGATCAAGCTGGCACCGCTCGCCGCAGAATTCACCGGGCGTGCGACGCCCGAAGCGACGCAAGGCAAACTTCGTCTGAGCCGGCTCGATCTCGCAGCCCTTTCGCCACTCGCCGGACGCAGCCTCGGTGGCCAGATCACGGCCGAAGCCGATCTCGACATGACGCCTGACGCGTTGCGTGTGGCGGGGAAAGGCAGTTCGACCGGCATCGTTACCGGCATCGCGGCGGTGGACGGTCTGCTTAATGGACCGACCGAGCTCGCAGGCAGTGTCGAGCGCGGCAGTGACGGCGTATTGGTGGTCAAGGACACCAATCTCAGCGCCAAGAATCTGGCGCTCGCGGTGGGCGGGCGGATCGACCGCAGCACCGCCGATCTCAAGGCTGATCTTACGCTGGCGGATATGGCGCTGATCGACCCACGCGTGAGCGGCAATGTGCACGCGACCGCCGCCTTTTCCGGCACGCTCGACAAGCTCGCTCTCAATTCCAAGCTCAGCATCGCGTCCGGTACGGCGATGGGCAAACCGATCGAGGGCCTGGAGGTCATCGTGGCCGCCGCGGATTTGACCGGCGCGCCGCAAGGCGATCTCAGTTTCGACGGCCGCGTCGCCGGCAAGCCGGCAAAGGGTATGGTGCGCTTTGCCACGCTGCCCGAAAACGCCTACCGGCTCGACCCGATCGACCTCACGGTCGGCGCCAATCAAGTGAAGGGCACGATCAGCACCGCCGGCAGCCTGATCACTGGCGATCTCGTCGTCGATGCCCCGGATCTCTCCGATCTCTCGGCCTTGGCGCTGACGCCGATGGCGGGTTCGCTCAAGGGTACGGTCAAGCTGTCGGCAGAGGGCGGCAAGCAGGCCGCAGTCGCGAATGCGACACTTTCCTTGGCGGCGGGCGAGACGATCACGGCGCAGGGCAGCGCCAGCATCGAGCGGGATCAGACGGGGCGGGCCGTCCTGCTCGATCTGAAGGGAGCGCTCGCGGGATTGCTGCCTGGCAATCTGCGTCCGCTGTTCGAGGGCGACACCACGCTGAACGCACGCCTCCATGTCGATGACGCGAAGGTTGTGCGCGTCGATGACGTGAAGCTGCAGGCGGCGGGTCTCGGCGCCACGCTCAAGGGCAGCGTCGATACCAACGGCAACACGGCTCAATTGCGCTTCAGGCTGATCGGCGGCGATGCTGCGCGCTATGCGACATTGGCGCCCGGGGTCCAATGGCAGGACTGGTTCGTCGATGGCTCGCTCACCGGGCCGCTCGGCCAGCCGGCGGTCAAGGCCGCCGTCACGCTGAACATGCCGCGCGCCGAAGGCTATGGGGCCGAGGTGGTCAGCGCGACGATCGAGGCCCTCCCACAAACGGACGGCGCCTTCGCGATCACCGCCGACGGCAATGCCAGAGGGCTCGAGGCCGCCGATCCGAAAGTGACTGAGGCGCTGGGCGACACGCTCGACTTCGTCATCGCGGGCGCGCTCGGCAGCGACGGCAAGCCGCAATTGACGGGCGCCACGATCAAGCTGGCACCGCTTGCCGCGGAATTCACCGGGCGTGCGACGCCGGTAACCGCGCAAGGCAAGCTGCGTCTGAACCGGCTCGATCTCGCAGCCCTTTCGCCACTCGCCGGACGCAGCCTCGGCGGCCAGATCACGGCCGAAGCCGATCTCGACATGACGGCCGATATATTACGCGTGACGGGGAAAGGCAGTTCGACCGGCATCGTTACCGGCATCGCGGCGGTGGATGGTCTGCTCAACGGAGCGACCGAGCTCACCGGCAGTGTCGAGCGCGGCAGCGACGGCGTGCTGGTGGTCAAGGACGCCAATCTCAGCGCGAAGAATCTGGCGCTCGCGGTGGGCGGGCGCATCGACCGCAGCGCCGCCGATCTCAAGGCCGATCTCACATTGGCGGATATGGCGCTCATCGATCCGCGGGTGAGCGGCAAGGTGCAAGCGACCGCCGCCTTCTCCGGCACGCTCGACAAGCTCGCCCTCAATTCCAAGCTCAGCATCGCGTCGGGCACGGCGATGGGCAAGCCGGTCGAAGGCCTGGAGGTGATCGTAACCGCCGCCGATCTGACCGGCGCGCCGCAAGGCGATCTCAGTTTCGACGGCCGCGTCGCCGGCAAGCCGGCAAAGGGGCTGGTGCGCTTTGCCACGCTGCCCGAAAACGCCTATCGGCTCGATCCGATCGACATCACGGTCGGCGCCAATCAAGTGAAGGGCACACTCAGCACCGCCGGCAGCCTGATCACTGGCGATCTCGTCGTCGATGCCCCGGATCTCTCTGATCTCTCGGCCTTGGCGCTGACGCCGATGGCGGGTTCGCTCAAGGGCACGGTCAAGCTGTCGGCAGAGGGCGGCAAGCAGGCCGCGGTCGTCAAGGCGACGGCATCCGCCGTGCGCGTCGCCGAGCAGGGGATCGGCAGAGCGACGGTCGACGGAACGGTCAGCGACGCTTTCGGTACGCCCGGCTTCGTCGGAACCATCGTGGTCGCCGATAGCACAGCGGGTGGTGTCCGGATCGAACGCGCGAACATCGACGGAAGCGGCACTGCCGCCGACAGCACGATCCGTCTCGCCGCGCGCGTCGAGGGTACCGACGTCACCAGCGAAGCGCGCGTCAGGCCATCAGGGGCCACGACGGTCGTGGATCTGCGCTCGCTTGCTCTGGCGAAAGGTGGAGTGCGCGCCAATCTCGCCGGACCATCCCGGATCGAGATCACGGGCAGCGATGTGGCGATAGACAATTTCGTGCTCGTGACCGGCAGGGGCCGCGCCGCGGTATCCGGCCGGGCCGGCAAGGACAGGCTGGCGCTCGATGTGAGGCTTGCTGCCCTGCCTTTATCTCTCGCCAGGCTCGGCGGCTATCAAGGCGAGCTCAACGGAACGCTTGAGGGCACGATCACGGTGGCGGGCTCGCCGACATCGCCCACCGGGCGCTATGACATCAGGATCGCGGGCCTCAGCAATCCCGACATTGTGCGCAGCGGCTCCGGGCCCTTTGACATATCGGCCAATGGCGATCTGCGCGATCAGCGCGCCATGATCAACATGACGATCAGGAATCGGCAAATCCAGGATGCACGGGTGACCGGGTCCATCTCGCTACCGCAGATGTTGCTCGACCTCAGAGTTGTGGGCGGAGTGCAACTGTCGCTCGCCAATCCTATGCTGGCCGCGTCCGGTAACCGGCTGGCGGGCAGGGCGCAGATCAATGCGACTGTGACAGGCAAAGCGAGCGAGCCTAATCTTGGTGGCACGATACGGCTCGTCGATGCGCGCTTCGACGACGTGGTCAACGGCGTCAGCATCTCGAAGATCAATGGCGACATCGTCGGCAGCGGGCGGTCGCTGGTCCTGCAGAATATCAGGGGCCAGACGGTGAATGGCGGCAGAGTCACGCTGACTGGCAGGGTGACCGTCGATCCGGCGGCCGGCCTTCCCGCCGATATCGCCATCGCATTCGACAAGGCCACCCTCATTTCGAGCGATACGGCGCGGCTGGTGGCCGATGGGCGTCTGCAGGCGAGCGGACCCCTTATGTTGCGTCCCAAGATTGCGGGCCGCGTTCAGGTGCGCCGTCTGGACATCAATCTCCCAGACAGACTGTCCGGCGCCGCCAGGCCGATCGAGGTGCGCCACATTGGCGCCCCACCCGGCAGGAGGCTCGCCGGCGCCAGGCCCGGAGCGGCGGCGAAGGCAGGGCCCGCGAGGCCGGCGCGGGCTTTTATCGCCGATCTCGACCTGACACTCTCGGCCCCCAATGGTATCTTCGTGCGCGGCATGGGGATTGAAGCGGAGCTCGGCGGCAATCTGTCGCTCAGGGGCACCAGCGCCGAGCCGCGCTCGCTGGGCGGCTTCGAGTTCCGGCGCGGCCGCTTCGACGGCTTCGGCCAGAGGCTCGATTTTTCGCGAGGGATCATTTCCTTCAACGGCTCGCTCGATCCCGAGCTTGATTTCGTCGCGCAGACCGTGAGCGGCGGCATCACCGCCAAGGTTCTGATCACGGGGCCGGCCTCGCAGCCCAGGATCAGCTTCGCCTCGACGCCCACCTTGCCGCAGGACGAGGTGATTGCCCGGCTCCTGTTCAATCGCGGCGCGAGCGAACTCACCATGAGCCAGGCGGCGCAGCTTGCGCAGACGATCGCGCAATTGTCGGGCTCCGGCCCCGGCATGCTCGACAAGTTGCGCCAGTCGCTCGGCGTCGACAGCCTCGATGTCGACACCGAAAATGGTGGCAGCGTCGGCATGGGCAAGCGGATCAATGACCGCGTCTATCTCGGCGTGAAGCAGGGGGCGCAGCCCAATTCGAGCAAGGTCACGATCGACCTCGACATCACCAGAAATATCCGCGCGCAAGGGGCGGCGGGGGCCGACGGCAGCACCGAGGTCGGCGTCGGCGCCGAATGGGATTATTGA